In one window of Leptospira sp. GIMC2001 DNA:
- a CDS encoding ABC transporter permease: protein MNQAAFFKTFIKRELFSRKTYSLQVILSVAIGVGAVAGIQSYKSSLTQLISSEARNMMGSDIVLQTPEKFRDFQFKLMDRTLPPGSKKAEVVQFLSMLQNPANEEVSLSLIRAMEESYPFYGGIETSPPDSYKTLDSAGIILEDNLAKNLGLSIGDKIRLGDKFFRLHAILTKEPGSVGGFTGMAPTSIVRRASLIGSGLEERGSRIRYMEYIKLPANTDSSVFKDKYFDEYNEADLTILHNTEVNSGSQLFITNTLDFLSLLGLSSFFLGAIAIFISTRTRVLDSQKQISILKCLGLESRYVRMLVVGETVALSLIGSIAGLALGYWIQSSLPNILSSNDIPNLGTGLTNIALLESIGLGLLVPIFVSVHSLIKAGNVSPINALKNPEGISLDDTPASQGFGKYEYVMLAVIFVIFFLIAWLDTGNILKGLVLCSIFFVLPLLIWLVYLIVRYMISVFVKKVPVARVSSLVFKKFIRQYGLVSLSIIGLGAAIFVLLLSLILRESLLQLGGGRQIIKRPNVFVLDIRSEQKLAFDETVQKFQPKEYRLVPVIGARLSKINGEKIDKSSIEKDARKRDWRATARTREYMLSYRDDLYETESVTSGEFWNSNSKNEISVEKDFSKYLGAGIGDELEFSVQGFPVKGKITNLRSVNWSDMKPNFVVLFSGGDLEAAPRYYLSSFFIESPEDRFALQKVIVKDYPNITFIDTEKAVKSFEGIIVKVSGIINIMSSLLIFASVLLLVSVLYSSARERLRELVLYRVVGAEKIFVRKLIFQEALLLSFFAFFSSLALSLIADFVLNRFVLELESVYPVLEIGLVGIFVFVGVILAYYLTSRRLFSIPVKQLMKSTS, encoded by the coding sequence ATGAATCAGGCCGCTTTTTTTAAAACTTTTATCAAACGTGAGTTGTTTAGTCGAAAGACCTATTCATTACAAGTTATTTTGTCGGTGGCAATTGGAGTTGGGGCAGTTGCAGGTATTCAATCATATAAATCATCCCTGACTCAGCTTATTAGTTCGGAAGCAAGAAATATGATGGGTTCTGATATAGTGCTTCAGACTCCAGAGAAATTTCGTGATTTTCAATTCAAACTAATGGATCGAACACTTCCACCAGGCTCTAAGAAAGCAGAAGTCGTTCAATTTCTTTCCATGCTTCAAAATCCAGCAAATGAAGAAGTATCACTGTCTTTGATTCGTGCTATGGAAGAGTCTTATCCTTTTTATGGAGGAATTGAGACTTCACCTCCCGATAGTTATAAAACTTTAGATTCAGCTGGAATCATATTGGAAGATAATTTAGCAAAAAACCTTGGACTATCAATTGGAGATAAGATTCGATTGGGAGACAAATTCTTTCGCCTTCATGCCATTCTAACTAAAGAACCTGGAAGCGTTGGTGGATTCACTGGAATGGCTCCAACTTCAATCGTTCGACGAGCTTCCTTAATTGGATCAGGTCTTGAGGAACGGGGAAGTCGGATTCGATATATGGAGTATATCAAGCTTCCAGCTAACACTGATAGTTCGGTATTCAAAGACAAATACTTCGACGAATACAATGAAGCAGATCTAACCATATTGCATAATACGGAAGTCAATTCTGGATCTCAGTTATTCATTACCAATACTCTTGATTTCTTAAGTCTATTAGGTCTATCTTCCTTCTTTCTTGGTGCCATAGCAATATTTATATCTACAAGAACAAGAGTTTTGGATTCGCAGAAACAGATTTCTATTCTAAAATGCCTTGGACTCGAATCAAGGTATGTACGAATGTTAGTTGTCGGCGAGACAGTAGCTCTTTCTCTGATTGGTTCAATTGCAGGACTTGCACTTGGATATTGGATTCAATCTAGTTTACCCAATATTCTTTCAAGCAATGATATTCCAAATTTAGGAACTGGCCTCACAAATATCGCTCTACTAGAATCAATCGGTCTTGGTTTATTGGTTCCGATTTTTGTCTCAGTCCATTCTCTGATTAAGGCAGGCAATGTAAGTCCGATCAATGCTTTAAAGAATCCCGAAGGAATCTCTCTAGATGATACACCGGCATCACAGGGATTTGGAAAGTATGAATATGTTATGCTTGCTGTAATTTTTGTAATATTTTTCCTGATAGCATGGTTGGACACTGGAAATATATTGAAGGGTTTGGTGCTCTGTTCAATATTTTTTGTCTTACCTCTTCTTATCTGGTTGGTGTATCTAATTGTTCGATACATGATCTCTGTCTTTGTTAAAAAAGTTCCCGTAGCACGTGTAAGCTCTCTTGTTTTTAAAAAATTCATCCGCCAATACGGGTTGGTTTCATTATCCATCATTGGACTTGGAGCTGCTATTTTTGTTCTGTTATTGTCATTGATTCTGCGAGAGAGCTTATTGCAGTTAGGTGGCGGAAGGCAAATTATCAAAAGACCGAATGTTTTCGTTCTAGACATTCGATCTGAACAGAAATTAGCTTTTGATGAGACTGTGCAGAAATTTCAACCTAAAGAATATCGTTTAGTTCCAGTAATTGGTGCAAGATTATCCAAAATCAATGGTGAGAAAATTGATAAATCTTCTATAGAAAAAGACGCTCGCAAAAGAGATTGGAGGGCAACTGCTCGAACCAGAGAGTATATGTTGTCCTATCGTGATGACCTCTATGAAACGGAATCTGTAACTTCTGGTGAATTCTGGAATTCCAATTCCAAAAATGAAATCTCTGTCGAAAAAGATTTCTCGAAGTATCTAGGTGCAGGTATCGGAGATGAGCTAGAGTTCTCGGTGCAAGGATTCCCAGTTAAAGGTAAGATCACAAATTTAAGATCAGTAAATTGGTCAGATATGAAACCAAACTTTGTAGTTTTGTTTTCTGGAGGAGATCTAGAGGCTGCACCTCGGTATTACCTCTCATCATTCTTTATAGAATCTCCAGAAGATCGATTCGCACTGCAAAAGGTTATTGTGAAAGATTATCCAAACATAACTTTTATCGATACAGAAAAGGCAGTAAAAAGTTTTGAAGGAATCATTGTTAAAGTATCAGGAATTATCAATATAATGTCATCGCTTTTGATTTTTGCCTCGGTCTTATTACTAGTATCTGTTTTGTATTCTTCTGCAAGAGAACGGCTAAGAGAGTTAGTTCTATATCGAGTCGTTGGTGCGGAGAAAATTTTTGTTCGAAAGTTGATTTTCCAAGAAGCACTGCTGCTATCCTTCTTTGCCTTTTTTTCAAGTCTTGCATTGTCATTGATTGCTGATTTTGTATTGAATCGATTTGTCCTGGAATTGGAATCCGTTTATCCGGTTTTGGAAATTGGTCTGGTCGGTATCTTTGTATTTGTTGGTGTAATTCTTGCTTACTATCTGACTTCAAGAAGACTATTCAGCATTCCAGTGAAGCAATTGATGAAGTCAACTAGTTGA
- a CDS encoding TonB-dependent receptor produces the protein MKTFRTKLIIAIVVGLLPSLLFAQATGSLRGTIIDSENGEAVFGATVVIRSVNKFAKSDFDGKYNVALPPGNYEVEYQMYGYGPQIRKVTIASGQAQSVNITFGAQVLQTVEVSDRALNNTDSALLALQKKSATVSDGISAEAIKKSPDSSASEVMKRVTGVTLVGGKFVFVRGLGERYSSTFLNDAFIPSTEPDKRVVPLDIFPASLLKNIRVIKTFVPEESAEFSGGLVKIETKEYPDQFTMTAGLGIGMNYNTTNRKFLSPPQKGDFFGRPTSSQELPSIVQSVPDVLPFEPGNRFGGLPPQLTNLGAVTFPQAWTPKESKAPYDKNFNFTVGNTFKTTESGQRLGLIFGTVHQKDYRFKKIKDVRYVPVTPLGVSDPRVSSVTPLQEQDSDVYLEETLWGNNLNLAYEFTNGQQLYWKNLYTVQSESQVREFRGVNNIDNFEFFSTASEFTSKELLNSTFGGNHALNIPGLSRPHKLEWQYNYAEANRDQPNLQQQVWRRSNPAPATQIPTRLGNNPDGSRFYSNAEDTIRSGSLKYEIPFDQWDGLKSTFKFGGSVLDREKTFRFREFGSKSNIGVRPTDSYLVPGEVVYNPAEYLQADPLTRLNNKTFSERQVEPNAYDAFQKLQAYFSQVDLPIFSGLRFIGGARYEDSYQKVRTFVLKEQYNGARPTYSCDDRNAQVRIALINSNVCSNDNNGIGELRTRDLLPSANFVWEFIKDQNLRFGYSETLTRPDFREMSPFAFTPYFGADRIRGNSNLQRTYIHNYDFRWEWYATATNYIGVGIFLKDLSNPIETIGQPVAGQVSPFFTYANANKATLRGVEFDFRTDLGRHFRFETNIYFIKSEVNVLDYAQFSLGKLGLLDLNDRAFVYDPTNLKRPLQGQSEFVANLKFDYYLTRKKNSTIGIYYNYFGDRIYVVGANGTPDAYERGVGLTDIVYTYKHEERMDFKFAARNVLDTRFRIYVKDEIFGEERLFRAYREGVSFSMSASYKFY, from the coding sequence ATGAAAACATTTAGAACCAAATTAATTATAGCGATTGTCGTTGGACTATTACCTAGCTTACTATTTGCACAGGCAACGGGAAGCTTACGAGGAACAATTATTGATTCCGAAAATGGAGAAGCGGTCTTCGGTGCAACGGTTGTCATTCGCTCTGTAAACAAATTTGCAAAGTCGGACTTTGATGGTAAATACAACGTTGCTTTACCTCCCGGCAACTATGAAGTAGAATACCAAATGTACGGATATGGACCGCAGATAAGAAAAGTCACTATTGCATCTGGTCAAGCACAATCTGTAAATATCACATTCGGAGCTCAGGTTCTTCAAACGGTCGAAGTTTCTGATCGAGCTCTCAACAATACAGATTCCGCGCTTCTGGCTCTTCAGAAAAAATCAGCAACGGTTTCGGACGGAATATCTGCGGAAGCAATTAAGAAATCTCCAGATTCCTCTGCAAGTGAAGTTATGAAACGTGTTACTGGAGTTACTTTAGTTGGAGGAAAATTTGTTTTCGTTCGGGGACTCGGCGAACGATATTCATCCACATTCTTGAATGATGCATTTATTCCTTCTACGGAGCCTGACAAAAGAGTTGTACCGCTGGATATATTCCCAGCTAGCCTACTAAAGAATATTCGTGTAATTAAAACTTTTGTCCCAGAAGAATCTGCTGAGTTCTCCGGCGGACTTGTAAAAATTGAAACTAAAGAGTATCCAGATCAGTTCACAATGACAGCAGGTCTGGGAATTGGAATGAACTACAATACGACCAATAGAAAATTCCTGAGTCCTCCACAGAAAGGTGATTTTTTTGGAAGACCAACATCCTCTCAAGAACTTCCAAGTATTGTTCAGTCTGTACCTGATGTTTTGCCTTTTGAACCTGGGAATAGATTCGGAGGACTTCCTCCTCAACTAACTAATCTGGGAGCAGTTACATTTCCTCAAGCATGGACACCAAAAGAAAGTAAAGCTCCGTATGATAAGAATTTCAATTTTACCGTTGGAAACACTTTCAAAACTACAGAATCCGGTCAAAGATTAGGATTGATTTTTGGAACTGTTCACCAAAAGGATTATCGATTTAAAAAAATTAAAGATGTTAGATATGTTCCAGTTACTCCATTAGGTGTTTCTGATCCTAGAGTATCTTCGGTTACTCCGCTTCAAGAGCAAGATTCAGATGTCTATTTGGAAGAAACTCTATGGGGTAACAATTTAAACCTTGCTTACGAATTCACAAATGGACAACAACTATACTGGAAAAATCTATATACGGTTCAATCAGAGTCTCAAGTAAGAGAATTTCGGGGTGTGAACAACATTGACAATTTTGAGTTTTTTTCAACTGCATCAGAATTCACAAGTAAGGAATTACTCAATTCCACTTTCGGAGGAAATCACGCTTTAAATATACCCGGTCTAAGCAGACCCCATAAATTGGAATGGCAGTACAATTATGCGGAAGCCAATCGAGATCAACCCAATTTACAACAACAAGTCTGGAGACGAAGCAATCCAGCACCAGCAACTCAAATACCAACTAGGTTAGGTAATAACCCTGATGGTTCAAGATTTTATTCAAACGCTGAAGACACAATCCGTAGTGGAAGTCTCAAATACGAGATTCCTTTCGATCAGTGGGATGGTTTGAAGTCAACTTTTAAATTCGGTGGATCAGTTCTTGATCGAGAAAAAACTTTCCGATTTCGAGAATTTGGTTCAAAATCAAATATTGGAGTAAGACCTACAGATTCATACTTGGTTCCAGGAGAGGTGGTTTACAACCCAGCTGAGTATTTGCAAGCAGATCCTCTCACTCGATTGAACAATAAAACCTTCTCAGAAAGACAGGTGGAGCCCAACGCATATGACGCATTCCAAAAACTTCAAGCATATTTCTCTCAAGTTGATCTTCCCATATTTTCGGGATTGCGTTTCATAGGTGGAGCAAGATATGAAGATTCCTATCAAAAAGTTAGAACTTTTGTTCTTAAGGAACAATATAATGGAGCGAGACCAACCTATTCTTGTGATGATAGAAATGCGCAAGTGCGTATTGCATTGATTAATAGCAACGTATGTTCAAATGATAACAATGGAATCGGAGAATTGCGAACAAGAGACTTATTGCCATCAGCAAATTTTGTTTGGGAATTTATAAAGGATCAGAACCTAAGATTTGGCTATAGTGAGACTCTCACAAGACCGGATTTTCGCGAAATGTCTCCATTTGCATTTACACCATACTTTGGTGCTGATCGGATTCGTGGTAACTCCAATTTGCAAAGAACCTATATTCACAATTATGATTTTAGATGGGAATGGTATGCTACCGCAACTAATTATATTGGGGTAGGTATATTTCTTAAAGATCTTTCTAACCCAATTGAGACTATTGGACAACCTGTAGCTGGACAAGTTTCTCCGTTCTTTACGTATGCAAATGCTAATAAAGCAACCTTGCGAGGAGTTGAGTTTGATTTTCGTACAGACTTAGGGAGACATTTTCGTTTTGAAACTAATATTTATTTTATCAAATCGGAAGTGAATGTCCTAGATTATGCCCAATTTAGTTTAGGTAAATTAGGATTATTGGATTTAAATGATCGTGCATTTGTATACGATCCTACAAACTTGAAGAGACCACTCCAAGGGCAATCAGAATTTGTCGCAAACTTGAAATTTGATTACTATCTAACTAGGAAGAAAAACTCCACAATAGGAATCTACTACAATTATTTTGGAGATCGTATCTATGTCGTCGGTGCGAATGGAACTCCTGACGCATACGAGCGAGGTGTTGGTCTAACAGATATAGTCTACACATACAAGCACGAAGAGCGCATGGACTTCAAATTTGCAGCTAGGAATGTCTTGGATACAAGGTTTAGAATTTATGTTAAAGATGAAATTTTTGGAGAAGAAAGACTTTTCCGAGCATACAGAGAAGGCGTAAGTTTCTCAATGTCGGCTAGTTATAAATTTTACTGA
- a CDS encoding ABC transporter ATP-binding protein, whose protein sequence is MLEFQSVNKSFKNSTEEIHVVKNVHFTVRSGEFVAIVGPSGSGKSTLLGMAAGLDRPDDGFIILDSTNISSMNEDDLAKLRSSKIGFVFQNFQLLPNLTALENVAVPLMVSSNLPEKEIFNKALELLQSVSMDHRASHFPLQLSGGEEQRIAIARSFVNDPKILFADEPTANLDTKNGNIVMQLLQDLNRKKGSTLIVVTHDHAVAALADRVFEMKDGELTERTTSSIKKPSKSNKSASSSKTIPSRKSSNPKAKKSATKTKRKK, encoded by the coding sequence ATGTTAGAATTCCAATCAGTCAATAAATCCTTTAAGAACAGTACAGAAGAAATTCATGTTGTAAAAAACGTCCATTTTACTGTAAGATCAGGCGAATTTGTCGCAATCGTTGGCCCATCCGGGTCTGGCAAATCAACATTATTGGGTATGGCAGCTGGCTTGGATCGACCAGATGATGGATTTATAATATTAGATAGTACGAATATATCTTCAATGAACGAAGATGATCTCGCGAAATTGCGATCCAGTAAGATCGGATTTGTATTTCAAAATTTTCAACTACTTCCAAACCTTACAGCGCTTGAGAATGTGGCAGTACCTTTGATGGTTTCGTCCAATCTTCCTGAGAAAGAAATTTTCAATAAAGCATTAGAATTGTTACAGTCGGTTTCTATGGATCATAGAGCTTCCCATTTTCCTTTGCAACTATCCGGAGGAGAAGAGCAACGTATAGCGATCGCTCGATCATTTGTGAATGATCCTAAGATTCTGTTCGCTGATGAGCCAACAGCCAATCTTGATACTAAGAATGGTAACATTGTAATGCAACTATTGCAGGACTTGAATCGTAAGAAGGGTTCAACTTTGATTGTTGTAACACATGATCATGCTGTTGCGGCACTAGCTGACCGTGTGTTTGAGATGAAAGACGGTGAATTGACCGAAAGGACAACTTCTTCTATAAAGAAACCATCGAAATCGAATAAGTCAGCTTCTTCCTCTAAAACAATTCCATCCAGAAAATCCAGCAATCCGAAAGCAAAAAAGTCAGCTACGAAAACGAAGCGGAAAAAATAA
- a CDS encoding HDOD domain-containing protein has translation MSASTPNQLIFNKDLGVTTTLKTITDPILENNPIHFRFSHFTEAAQNTTIQILDRYLVTLDLLFLRESLIAALRESVTNAVKANAKRLYFQKKNSDIMDSSSYKSHMQTFKTDFLKEKEAFEQELAGSKFLIIVSFVHNKDLFRIRVMNNIQITSEEVNRIKEKIQKASQYQDLGEAFMDAGDDTEGAGLGLIMTMMMLKNDGLGVNSFKYESVQDKTSVIIDVPTSTGINNPQIQKADSILSEIDHLPTFPKTIQDIQASIEKPNSSISDIATMIKKDVSLSASVLKLSNSAAFRRGDRVESLDRAIQLIGLKELQTILYSLGTKQILEDKFPAFATIWEKSNECAFYCKKLAQKMGLPKDISSNLISAALLHDIGEIILLSIEGDKMTELQKYSNSKEISSTLSMEESIFGITHTKLGAMIAEKWFFPEIFSKAMEYHHKPLLVAEQYKDLIYPIYISDMMIKINFLEAKATEIPYAVLTRCKFNSIAEFQSFRTKSLEEFRNL, from the coding sequence ATGAGCGCTTCAACGCCGAATCAATTGATTTTCAATAAGGATTTGGGGGTTACCACTACCCTCAAGACGATAACCGATCCTATTCTGGAGAATAATCCAATTCATTTTCGATTCTCACATTTTACTGAAGCTGCCCAGAACACAACTATCCAAATTCTAGATCGATACTTAGTAACCTTAGATTTATTATTCCTAAGAGAGTCGCTGATCGCTGCCCTTAGAGAAAGTGTTACCAATGCAGTCAAAGCAAATGCTAAGCGACTCTACTTCCAAAAAAAGAATTCTGATATCATGGATTCAAGCTCTTATAAGTCTCATATGCAAACGTTCAAAACAGATTTCCTGAAAGAAAAGGAAGCATTCGAACAGGAATTAGCTGGTTCAAAATTTTTAATAATCGTCTCTTTTGTTCACAATAAAGATCTTTTCCGAATTCGAGTAATGAACAATATCCAAATCACTTCGGAAGAAGTGAATCGCATCAAAGAGAAAATCCAGAAAGCTAGCCAATACCAAGATTTAGGTGAAGCTTTTATGGATGCAGGTGATGATACCGAAGGTGCTGGACTTGGGCTCATTATGACTATGATGATGCTAAAGAATGATGGCTTGGGAGTGAACTCTTTCAAATACGAAAGTGTCCAAGACAAAACTTCTGTGATCATTGATGTGCCAACTAGTACGGGTATTAATAATCCGCAGATCCAGAAAGCCGACAGCATTCTCTCCGAGATAGATCATCTCCCAACTTTTCCCAAAACAATTCAAGACATCCAAGCTTCTATCGAAAAACCTAATTCAAGTATTTCTGATATTGCAACTATGATAAAAAAGGATGTCTCCCTGTCTGCAAGCGTTCTCAAGCTTTCAAACTCCGCTGCATTTCGTCGAGGTGATAGAGTAGAATCCTTAGATCGTGCAATCCAATTGATCGGACTCAAAGAATTGCAAACAATCCTTTATTCATTAGGCACCAAACAAATATTAGAGGATAAATTTCCCGCTTTTGCAACGATCTGGGAAAAATCTAATGAATGCGCTTTCTATTGCAAAAAATTAGCACAAAAAATGGGTCTTCCCAAAGACATCTCAAGCAACTTAATATCAGCTGCATTACTTCATGACATTGGAGAAATCATACTTTTGTCAATTGAAGGCGATAAGATGACCGAATTGCAAAAGTATTCAAATTCGAAAGAAATATCATCTACCTTGTCTATGGAGGAATCCATTTTTGGGATCACGCATACTAAGTTAGGTGCAATGATCGCAGAAAAATGGTTTTTTCCAGAAATCTTCTCTAAAGCAATGGAGTATCATCATAAACCTCTCTTGGTTGCTGAGCAATATAAGGATTTAATCTATCCGATCTACATTTCTGATATGATGATTAAGATCAATTTCCTTGAGGCGAAAGCAACTGAGATTCCTTACGCGGTTCTTACAAGATGCAAATTCAATTCCATAGCTGAATTTCAATCCTTTCGCACGAAAAGCTTAGAAGAATTCAGAAATTTGTAA
- the leuS gene encoding leucine--tRNA ligase, with amino-acid sequence MEYDFNNIEQKWQKIWEDENTFRTNSKSSKQKFYCLDMFPYPSGAGLHVGHPEGYTATDILSRYKRMEGFEVMHPMGWDAFGLPAERYAMQTGIHPSITTKNNVDNFRRQIKALGLSYDWQREISTTDPDYFKFTQWIFLEIYNSYFDRSVGRAKPIQDLIQNLESKGSKDYDGHEIPEGFEFSESEWKSKTPAEKDQILSYFRLVYLANIPVNWCEALGTVLANEEVDEWVQKGYTVERKPMRQYMMRITSYAERLLQDLSLCEWPVSTLEMQKNWIGKSTGLEMDFPLEKAQSPNHNSVRIFTTRPDTIFGVSYMVLAPEHELVDLITTSDYRESVNEYKKSTALKSDLDRTELNKDKSGVFTGAYCLNPVDPTKKIPIYISDYVLATYGTGAIMAVPAHDQRDFDFAKKYNLPILPVIQNPKDTTTNLELAEAFDSKESICINSSSSAITLDGLGYQAAFDKMIEWTASRSIGKAKVQFKLRDWLFARQRYWGEPIPLVHYPDGTTRAIPTSELPLVLPDLAEFKPSGTGESPLALAKDWLEYKDPISGMVGKRETNTMPQWAGSCWYYLRYIDPTNKERLCDPDLEKAWMPVNMYVGGSEHAVLHLLYSRFWHKILFDLGHVSTPEPFQKLVHQGLILGEDKRKMSKSLGNVVNPDQVVAEFGADSLRLFEMFMGPFEMVKPWSTKGVEGVSRFLHRVWRLYHQGTNDQFKVDDSEPTKEEWKVLHKTVQKVRQDIENFSFNTAISQMMIFVNEITPTDRRPKKILEPFVLLLSPFAPHIAEELWSKLGHNKTLAYEAFPKADPQYLVDDEIILPIQVNGKLRGEAKVPKDINQEQAELIGKSHEKVIPFLEGKTIRKVVFVPGKILNFVVG; translated from the coding sequence ATGGAATACGATTTTAACAATATAGAACAGAAGTGGCAGAAAATTTGGGAGGATGAGAATACATTCCGAACGAATAGCAAATCAAGTAAGCAGAAGTTCTATTGTTTAGATATGTTTCCTTATCCAAGCGGAGCGGGTCTTCATGTCGGTCATCCAGAAGGATACACAGCTACCGATATCCTATCCCGCTACAAGAGAATGGAAGGCTTTGAAGTTATGCATCCAATGGGCTGGGATGCATTTGGTTTGCCTGCAGAACGCTATGCGATGCAAACAGGTATCCATCCAAGTATAACGACCAAGAACAACGTCGACAACTTCCGAAGGCAGATTAAGGCTCTAGGACTCTCTTATGATTGGCAGAGAGAAATATCGACAACGGATCCTGATTATTTCAAATTCACTCAATGGATTTTTCTGGAAATCTACAATTCTTATTTCGATCGTTCGGTCGGCAGAGCTAAGCCAATCCAAGATCTCATCCAAAATCTAGAATCTAAAGGTTCTAAAGATTATGACGGACACGAAATACCAGAAGGTTTCGAGTTCTCGGAATCAGAATGGAAAAGTAAAACTCCTGCTGAAAAAGACCAGATTCTAAGTTACTTTCGATTGGTCTATCTAGCGAATATCCCAGTAAATTGGTGCGAAGCGCTAGGAACGGTTCTCGCCAATGAGGAAGTCGACGAGTGGGTACAAAAGGGCTATACTGTCGAAAGAAAGCCAATGCGTCAGTATATGATGCGGATTACAAGCTATGCAGAAAGACTTTTGCAAGATCTTAGCCTATGTGAATGGCCGGTTTCCACGCTTGAAATGCAGAAGAACTGGATTGGCAAAAGTACAGGTCTTGAAATGGATTTTCCATTAGAAAAGGCACAATCTCCCAATCACAACTCCGTGCGAATTTTCACAACTAGACCAGATACCATTTTCGGTGTAAGTTATATGGTTCTTGCGCCAGAACATGAACTCGTGGATCTGATCACTACTTCAGATTATCGCGAGTCTGTTAACGAATACAAGAAATCCACAGCTCTCAAAAGTGATTTAGATCGCACAGAACTGAATAAAGATAAATCGGGTGTATTTACTGGGGCTTACTGCCTCAATCCAGTGGATCCAACTAAGAAAATTCCGATCTATATATCTGATTATGTTTTAGCGACTTACGGAACAGGTGCGATTATGGCAGTTCCTGCGCACGATCAGAGAGATTTTGATTTTGCCAAAAAATACAACCTCCCTATACTTCCAGTAATTCAGAATCCAAAGGATACTACCACCAACTTAGAATTAGCTGAGGCTTTCGATTCCAAGGAATCCATTTGTATCAACTCTTCTTCGAGTGCAATTACCTTAGATGGACTAGGATATCAAGCTGCTTTTGACAAGATGATAGAATGGACTGCCTCACGATCCATCGGCAAAGCAAAAGTTCAATTCAAACTTCGCGATTGGTTGTTTGCTAGACAGAGATATTGGGGCGAGCCAATTCCACTGGTTCATTATCCAGATGGAACAACGCGTGCGATCCCAACCTCAGAGCTCCCGCTTGTTCTACCTGATTTAGCTGAGTTCAAACCATCCGGAACAGGTGAATCACCTCTAGCCCTCGCTAAGGACTGGTTAGAATACAAAGATCCTATATCCGGAATGGTTGGCAAGCGTGAGACCAATACTATGCCTCAATGGGCAGGATCTTGCTGGTATTATTTAAGATATATCGATCCAACCAACAAAGAACGGTTATGTGATCCAGACCTCGAAAAGGCTTGGATGCCGGTCAATATGTACGTCGGTGGATCAGAACATGCAGTATTGCATCTACTCTATTCAAGATTTTGGCATAAAATTCTTTTCGACTTAGGTCATGTCTCAACTCCTGAACCATTTCAAAAGTTGGTTCATCAAGGATTGATTCTAGGTGAAGACAAAAGAAAGATGTCCAAATCACTGGGAAATGTTGTGAATCCAGATCAAGTAGTTGCAGAGTTCGGAGCTGATTCACTGCGGCTATTTGAAATGTTCATGGGCCCATTTGAGATGGTCAAACCTTGGTCGACCAAGGGCGTTGAAGGAGTCTCACGTTTTCTACATCGAGTCTGGAGACTCTATCATCAAGGAACCAACGATCAGTTCAAAGTTGATGATAGCGAACCAACAAAAGAAGAATGGAAAGTTTTGCACAAAACCGTACAAAAAGTCCGCCAAGACATAGAGAATTTTTCATTTAACACTGCGATTTCGCAAATGATGATTTTTGTTAACGAAATCACGCCTACAGATCGTAGACCTAAGAAAATACTTGAACCTTTTGTACTCTTGCTAAGCCCTTTTGCTCCACATATTGCTGAGGAGCTTTGGTCGAAACTGGGTCACAACAAGACACTAGCTTATGAGGCTTTTCCTAAGGCGGATCCGCAATATTTAGTAGATGATGAGATCATTCTTCCCATTCAAGTCAACGGCAAGTTGCGTGGCGAAGCAAAAGTTCCTAAGGATATAAATCAAGAACAGGCTGAACTGATTGGCAAGTCTCACGAGAAAGTTATACCTTTTCTCGAAGGTAAAACCATTCGAAAAGTAGTATTTGTTCCTGGTAAAATTCTCAATTTTGTTGTGGGTTAA